The following coding sequences lie in one Lysobacter capsici genomic window:
- a CDS encoding M13 family metallopeptidase: MPSRLEPAVTFKKPQVLLLSLAIATVVAACGKTEAPAPTAPADTSAAAPAEATLKLDESKLPPVNRFLATDLDTTKDACTDFGGYVNGKWLAANTIPNDRTSWGAFEMLDERSNAVQRQLAEQAAADTKATGVEKIVGDLWATGMDVAKVNAQGLEPLKADLTKIDAVDSPEKIAAYLRDAAATGDNNLFGFGAEADFKDSANNIAYASQGGLGLPDTTYYTDAKHKDKLAAYEVHVAKVLELGGAKPEDAAKQAKDVIAFETRLAKASKSREELSRDVSLYYNPVSPAQADELTPNFSWTKFFESQKVAVPAKFSLAVPAFHQEVSKMIGELPAAQWQAYLRFHAIDGASPYLSEAFVNESFNFYNKTLRGQKELKERGKRVLDTIEGQTGEAMGQLYVKVAFTPESKERMQGLVKNLSEALKARIENLSWMSADTKKKALEKWASFTPKIGYPDKWRDWSGLSTSRDSYYANVKAANEFNYKWNLSKIGKPVDKTEWGMPPQMVNAYYNPLQNEIVFPAAILQPPFFDPKADDSANYGGIGAVIGHEMTHGYDDQGSRFGPTGNMEVWWAPSDAKAFSGLTDKLIKQFDGYEAAPGAHVSGKHTLGENIADLGGLATAYDAMKKAAGDTPDPKTDGFTREQRFFLNWGTVWRRNFTPEELKVRLQTDEHAPANFRAIGAPSNLPAFAAAFSCKPGQPMVREGDKQVVIW, translated from the coding sequence ATGCCTTCCCGGCTGGAGCCCGCTGTGACCTTCAAGAAACCGCAAGTCCTGCTGTTGTCCCTCGCCATCGCCACGGTCGTGGCCGCCTGCGGCAAGACCGAAGCCCCGGCGCCGACCGCGCCGGCCGACACTAGCGCCGCCGCGCCCGCCGAGGCCACCCTCAAGCTCGACGAAAGCAAGCTGCCGCCGGTCAACCGCTTCCTGGCGACCGACCTGGACACCACCAAGGACGCCTGCACCGACTTCGGCGGCTACGTCAACGGCAAGTGGCTCGCCGCCAACACCATCCCGAACGACCGCACCTCGTGGGGCGCGTTCGAAATGCTCGATGAGCGGTCCAACGCCGTGCAGCGCCAGCTCGCCGAGCAGGCCGCCGCCGACACCAAGGCCACCGGCGTGGAGAAGATCGTCGGCGACCTGTGGGCCACCGGCATGGACGTGGCCAAGGTCAACGCCCAGGGCCTGGAGCCGCTGAAGGCCGACCTGACCAAGATCGACGCGGTCGACAGCCCGGAAAAGATCGCCGCCTACCTGCGCGACGCGGCCGCGACCGGCGACAACAACCTGTTCGGCTTCGGCGCCGAAGCCGACTTCAAGGATTCGGCCAACAACATCGCCTACGCCTCGCAGGGCGGCCTGGGCCTGCCGGACACGACCTACTACACCGACGCCAAGCACAAGGACAAGCTCGCCGCGTACGAAGTCCACGTCGCCAAGGTGCTGGAACTGGGTGGCGCGAAGCCCGAAGACGCCGCCAAGCAGGCCAAGGACGTGATCGCGTTCGAAACCCGCCTGGCCAAGGCCTCGAAGTCGCGCGAAGAGCTCTCGCGCGACGTCTCGCTGTACTACAACCCGGTCAGCCCGGCGCAGGCCGACGAACTGACCCCGAACTTCTCGTGGACCAAGTTCTTCGAATCGCAGAAGGTCGCCGTGCCGGCGAAGTTCTCGCTCGCGGTGCCGGCGTTCCACCAGGAAGTCAGCAAGATGATCGGCGAACTGCCGGCCGCGCAGTGGCAGGCTTACCTGCGCTTCCACGCGATCGACGGCGCCTCGCCGTACCTGTCGGAAGCGTTCGTCAACGAAAGCTTCAACTTCTACAACAAGACCCTGCGCGGCCAGAAGGAACTCAAGGAACGCGGCAAGCGCGTGCTCGACACCATCGAAGGCCAGACCGGCGAAGCGATGGGCCAGTTGTACGTCAAGGTCGCCTTCACGCCTGAGTCCAAGGAGCGTATGCAGGGCCTGGTCAAGAACCTCAGCGAGGCCCTCAAGGCGCGCATCGAGAACCTGTCGTGGATGAGCGCGGACACCAAGAAGAAGGCGCTGGAGAAGTGGGCGAGCTTCACCCCGAAGATCGGCTACCCGGACAAGTGGCGCGACTGGAGCGGCCTGAGCACCAGCCGCGACAGCTACTACGCCAACGTCAAGGCGGCCAACGAGTTCAACTACAAGTGGAACCTGAGCAAGATCGGCAAGCCGGTCGACAAGACCGAATGGGGCATGCCGCCGCAGATGGTCAACGCCTACTACAACCCGTTGCAGAACGAGATCGTGTTCCCGGCCGCGATCCTGCAGCCGCCGTTCTTCGATCCCAAGGCCGACGACTCCGCCAACTACGGCGGCATCGGCGCGGTGATCGGCCACGAAATGACCCACGGTTACGACGACCAGGGCTCGCGTTTCGGACCGACCGGCAACATGGAAGTGTGGTGGGCGCCGTCGGACGCGAAGGCGTTCTCGGGCCTGACCGACAAGCTGATCAAGCAGTTCGACGGCTATGAAGCCGCGCCGGGCGCGCACGTCAGCGGCAAGCACACCCTGGGCGAGAACATCGCCGACCTGGGCGGCCTGGCCACCGCGTACGACGCGATGAAGAAGGCCGCCGGCGACACCCCGGACCCGAAGACCGACGGCTTCACCCGCGAGCAGCGCTTCTTCCTCAACTGGGGCACCGTGTGGCGCCGCAACTTCACCCCGGAAGAGCTGAAGGTGCGCCTGCAGACCGACGAGCACGCGCCGGCCAACTTCCGCGCGATCGGCGCGCCGTCGAACCTGCCGGCGTTCGCCGCGGCGTTCTCGTGCAAGCCGGGCCAGCCGATGGTGCGCGAGGGCGACAAGCAGGTGGTGATCTGGTGA
- a CDS encoding bpX6 domain-containing protein: protein MTEPATRANVRYPIWRGRQTVDGLWLAADWLSPERRSERILREWMPGCRAWRFEHGDVLCFEDPRMLQCEFAGGTPLRRVGAHGLYAGPLTDEERASLAAGDVHLVIGGQLQALHFAKAQALDPSLVIDIDDYALHDTYDGRRSLALPKVGRLTAKPLREVLGDKIPPPSQEREAFLRDAAARGAGGNADGKAVGEGFSSRKPSLRERAVGTRDRFADWLLRRFPGLAGGAGGAPSGRGSGKAPNDRGGGIDGIVRPRHRAVVPQRWRDMLVRFAIASRTSRLIGMRHGAYLRRLMEQFDRGDLNEALRNALPIDGSGESLGQAFGAPGRRDSLRLSQGNGAATSIDFGDSARDRLRKLYRNAFEQLDRLGKIDEAVFVLAELLNARDEALDYLVKHERFAQAAELGLSWDMAPDLIIRLLMLSGDRERAVLVARRDNAFAAAVNLLENGHPQQARQLRGEWGQALAEQGLWLAAVDAVWPDPQAREQAGRWLLAAEAAGAELSARALVQRASLLPDTVLHYAERIARLADPASPAAPREALGRDLAEVKQSNSALRSLAAQVLPALAADRAACANDLQHGQLERLRKLADDPWLSADLPEWSLPTSSGRRRLWDTMGALSASVPDAPGLQSPHDVAALGDGRYLVALGEAGAAVVDRSGRRVRNYAVPAYRFVMSHSGQVALAIARRDSVSRIARLDLAHHEIADLGAMPLQFFADRFDGIAWSVVSGERIMVVDAARASLDVLWSVGDLGGPVVAAEFFPVEESFLVRGDREQVVWRYRTAPQRRLLSRDPILEDGRLRQLHPGVGALPLQLTHDGDGRVSFRYTWAAREFQMQLSAPPGELSGHGVIPLTQGCLVWLRSERAMRLHLVRPLHADVAASIDWPVAALRTREYEGGLVLFDHHGRVMDIASETSKVRTFTLL from the coding sequence ATGACTGAGCCGGCCACCCGCGCGAACGTGCGCTACCCGATCTGGCGTGGCCGGCAGACGGTCGACGGGCTGTGGCTGGCCGCCGACTGGCTGTCGCCGGAGCGGCGCAGCGAACGCATCCTGCGCGAATGGATGCCCGGCTGCCGCGCATGGCGGTTCGAACACGGCGACGTGCTGTGTTTCGAAGACCCGCGCATGCTGCAGTGCGAATTCGCCGGCGGCACGCCGCTGCGCCGGGTCGGCGCGCATGGTCTGTACGCCGGCCCGTTGACCGACGAGGAGCGCGCTTCGCTGGCGGCCGGCGACGTGCATCTGGTGATCGGCGGGCAATTGCAGGCGCTGCATTTCGCCAAGGCGCAGGCGCTCGATCCGTCGCTGGTCATCGACATCGACGACTACGCGCTGCACGACACCTACGACGGCCGCCGCAGCCTGGCCTTGCCCAAGGTCGGACGACTGACCGCCAAGCCCTTGCGCGAAGTGCTGGGCGACAAGATTCCGCCGCCGAGCCAGGAGCGCGAAGCGTTCCTGCGCGATGCGGCGGCGCGCGGCGCCGGCGGGAACGCCGATGGAAAAGCCGTCGGCGAGGGATTTTCCAGCCGCAAGCCGAGCTTGCGCGAACGCGCGGTCGGCACGCGCGATCGCTTCGCCGACTGGTTGTTGCGGCGTTTCCCCGGTTTGGCGGGCGGCGCTGGCGGCGCGCCGTCCGGTCGCGGTAGCGGCAAGGCGCCCAACGACCGGGGCGGGGGCATCGATGGCATCGTGCGGCCGCGACATCGTGCGGTCGTGCCGCAGCGCTGGCGCGACATGCTGGTGCGCTTCGCCATCGCCAGCCGCACGTCGCGATTGATCGGCATGCGGCATGGCGCGTACTTGCGCCGCTTGATGGAACAGTTCGATCGCGGCGATCTCAACGAGGCCTTACGCAACGCCTTGCCGATCGACGGCAGCGGCGAGTCGCTGGGGCAGGCGTTCGGCGCGCCGGGCCGGCGCGACAGCCTGCGCCTGAGCCAGGGCAACGGCGCGGCGACCTCGATCGATTTCGGCGACAGCGCGCGCGATCGCTTGCGCAAGCTGTATCGCAACGCGTTCGAACAACTCGATCGCCTGGGCAAGATCGACGAAGCGGTGTTCGTGCTCGCCGAATTGCTCAACGCGCGCGACGAAGCGCTGGACTATCTGGTCAAGCACGAACGTTTCGCCCAGGCCGCCGAACTGGGCTTGAGCTGGGACATGGCGCCGGACCTGATCATCCGCCTGCTGATGCTGTCCGGCGACCGCGAACGCGCGGTGCTGGTCGCGCGTCGCGACAACGCCTTCGCCGCGGCGGTCAACCTGCTGGAAAACGGCCATCCGCAGCAGGCGCGACAACTGCGCGGCGAGTGGGGCCAGGCACTGGCCGAGCAAGGCCTGTGGCTGGCCGCGGTCGACGCGGTGTGGCCCGACCCGCAGGCGCGCGAGCAGGCCGGGCGCTGGCTGCTGGCGGCCGAAGCGGCCGGCGCCGAACTGTCCGCGCGCGCGCTGGTGCAGCGCGCGAGCCTGCTGCCCGATACGGTGCTGCATTACGCCGAGCGCATCGCGCGCCTGGCCGATCCGGCCTCGCCGGCCGCGCCGCGCGAGGCCCTGGGCCGCGACCTCGCCGAGGTCAAGCAAAGCAATTCGGCGCTGCGTTCGCTCGCCGCCCAGGTGTTGCCCGCGCTCGCCGCCGATCGCGCCGCGTGCGCGAACGATCTGCAGCACGGACAGCTGGAACGCCTGCGCAAGTTGGCCGACGATCCGTGGCTCAGCGCCGACCTGCCCGAATGGTCGTTGCCGACCTCGTCGGGCCGGCGCCGCTTGTGGGACACGATGGGCGCGTTGAGCGCGAGCGTGCCGGACGCGCCGGGCCTGCAGTCGCCGCACGACGTGGCCGCGCTCGGCGACGGCCGCTATCTGGTGGCCTTGGGCGAGGCCGGCGCCGCGGTGGTCGATCGCAGCGGCCGGCGCGTGCGCAATTACGCGGTGCCCGCGTACCGGTTCGTGATGAGCCACAGCGGCCAGGTCGCGTTGGCGATCGCGCGGCGCGATTCGGTGTCGCGGATCGCGCGGCTGGACCTGGCCCATCACGAAATCGCCGACCTGGGCGCGATGCCGCTGCAGTTCTTCGCCGATCGCTTCGACGGCATCGCCTGGTCGGTGGTGTCGGGCGAGCGGATCATGGTGGTGGACGCGGCGCGCGCGTCGCTCGACGTGCTGTGGAGCGTGGGCGATCTGGGCGGCCCGGTGGTCGCGGCGGAATTCTTCCCCGTCGAGGAATCCTTCCTGGTGCGCGGCGATCGCGAGCAGGTGGTGTGGCGGTATCGCACCGCGCCGCAGCGGCGTTTGCTGTCGCGCGATCCGATCCTCGAGGACGGCCGCCTGCGCCAGTTGCATCCGGGCGTGGGCGCGTTGCCGCTGCAACTGACCCACGACGGCGACGGCCGCGTGAGTTTTCGTTACACCTGGGCCGCGCGCGAATTCCAGATGCAGCTGTCGGCGCCGCCCGGCGAACTCAGCGGGCACGGCGTGATCCCGCTGACCCAGGGCTGCCTGGTGTGGTTGCGCAGCGAGCGCGCGATGCGATTGCATCTGGTGCGGCCGTTGCATGCCGATGTGGCGGCGAGCATCGATTGGCCCGTCGCGGCGCTGCGTACGCGCGAGTACGAGGGCGGGTTGGTGCTGTTCGATCATCACGGGCGGGTGATGGATATCGCCAGCGAGACGTCGAAGGTGCGGACGTTTACGTTGCTTTGA
- a CDS encoding ATP-binding protein, translating to MPDTSLDDLLAALAASPHNPALRMLVVNACLAEADPDALTRAIDLAGDDLLNDPTQRDAAVRVLLQHGRDELVARIAPDDSAAALFALARLRLAQGDREHARGLYQQAVALNPALEDASLANELAGKVISFANAKRQQSEGLRPGAQTSLANDDTDADDVARLLQPPQARIAFGDVGGLDEVKHQIRRRIITPFLKPSLFERFKRRSGGGILLYGPPGCGKTLLARATAGECGAKFYNVAITDVLDMYIGESERKLHAIFETARRTAPAVVFFDEVEAIGGKRQYSREATSAKLVSQFLTELDGFAQNNHGVLILGATNVPWAVDAAFRRPGRFDRVLFVPPPDEAARRAIVDLLLRDRPLGEGIDAGELARLTSGFSGADLRNLVETAIDEAIEDSIEQGRETPLTMTHLRAALKDTRSTTLEWLTTARNHARYANQGGQYDEVLDFLKRHGGG from the coding sequence ATGCCCGACACCTCTCTCGACGACCTGCTCGCCGCGCTCGCGGCCAGTCCGCACAACCCGGCGCTGCGGATGCTGGTGGTCAACGCCTGCCTGGCCGAGGCCGATCCCGACGCGCTGACCCGCGCAATCGACTTGGCCGGCGACGACCTGCTGAACGACCCCACCCAGCGCGACGCCGCCGTGCGCGTGCTGCTGCAACACGGCCGCGACGAACTGGTCGCGCGGATCGCTCCGGACGACTCGGCCGCCGCGCTGTTCGCGCTCGCCCGCCTGCGCCTGGCGCAAGGGGATCGCGAACACGCGCGCGGGCTATACCAACAGGCGGTCGCGCTCAATCCCGCGCTGGAGGACGCCTCGCTCGCCAACGAACTGGCCGGCAAGGTGATTTCCTTCGCCAACGCCAAGCGCCAGCAGTCCGAAGGCCTGCGCCCCGGCGCGCAGACCAGCCTGGCCAACGACGACACCGACGCCGACGACGTGGCCCGGCTGTTGCAGCCGCCGCAGGCGCGGATCGCGTTCGGCGACGTCGGCGGGCTCGACGAGGTCAAGCACCAGATCCGCCGCCGCATCATCACCCCGTTCCTCAAGCCCTCGCTGTTCGAGCGCTTCAAGCGCCGCTCCGGCGGCGGCATCTTGCTGTACGGCCCGCCCGGCTGCGGCAAGACCCTGCTCGCGCGCGCCACCGCCGGCGAATGCGGGGCGAAGTTCTACAACGTGGCGATCACCGACGTGCTCGACATGTACATCGGCGAGTCCGAGCGCAAGCTGCACGCGATCTTCGAAACCGCGCGGCGCACCGCGCCGGCGGTGGTGTTCTTCGACGAAGTCGAGGCGATCGGCGGCAAGCGCCAGTATTCGCGCGAGGCGACCTCGGCCAAGCTGGTCAGCCAGTTCCTGACCGAACTCGACGGCTTCGCCCAGAACAACCACGGCGTGCTGATCCTCGGCGCGACCAACGTGCCGTGGGCGGTCGACGCCGCGTTCCGCCGGCCCGGCCGCTTCGACCGCGTGCTGTTCGTGCCGCCGCCGGACGAAGCGGCGCGGCGCGCGATCGTCGACCTGCTGCTGCGCGACCGCCCGCTCGGCGAGGGCATCGACGCGGGCGAACTGGCGCGGCTGACCTCGGGTTTTTCCGGCGCCGACCTGCGCAATCTGGTCGAGACCGCGATCGACGAAGCGATCGAGGATTCGATCGAACAAGGCCGCGAAACTCCGTTGACCATGACCCACCTGCGCGCCGCGCTCAAGGACACGCGTTCGACCACGCTGGAATGGCTGACCACCGCGCGCAATCACGCGCGCTATGCCAACCAGGGCGGTCAGTACGACGAAGTGCTGGACTTCCTCAAGCGCCACGGAGGCGGCTGA
- a CDS encoding tetratricopeptide repeat protein, which produces MSEHDHYYHLAERYYAHGRIDAAIDALLRSLGEDPDQSDAHAFLSLCLIKRQRLHAAELEAARALELEPESPFAHLAAAVAAIARRNLKQAQAHLDSARELQPDSAAIADAYARLYLAWGRDAQALEEARRACELDPDDPDYPALLASLELRRGDRARAEALARDVLRGHPEHVEALCVLGHCELAAGRTDSARDHAAWALQIDPMDGDALTLMAAVKARRSWALGLWWRFQSFISAGSRTRAVVLLIGMFLIYRIALIALPQNGLPQWTGPLSYAWLLFCAYTWIAPSLFWRSVKKELEQVRLRPGF; this is translated from the coding sequence ATGAGCGAGCACGATCACTACTACCACTTGGCCGAACGCTATTACGCGCACGGTCGGATCGACGCGGCCATCGACGCGCTGCTGCGCTCGCTCGGCGAAGACCCGGATCAGTCCGACGCGCATGCGTTCCTGTCGCTGTGCCTGATCAAACGCCAGCGCTTGCATGCGGCCGAACTCGAAGCGGCGCGCGCGCTGGAACTCGAACCCGAATCGCCGTTCGCCCACCTCGCCGCCGCGGTCGCGGCGATCGCGCGGCGCAATCTGAAACAAGCGCAGGCGCATCTGGATTCGGCCCGCGAACTGCAACCCGACTCGGCCGCGATCGCCGACGCCTACGCCCGCCTGTACCTGGCCTGGGGCCGCGACGCGCAGGCGCTGGAAGAAGCGCGCCGCGCCTGCGAACTCGATCCTGACGATCCCGACTACCCCGCCCTGCTCGCTTCGCTGGAACTGCGCCGCGGCGATCGCGCGCGCGCCGAGGCGCTGGCGCGCGATGTGCTGCGCGGCCATCCCGAACACGTCGAAGCCTTGTGCGTGCTCGGTCATTGCGAACTCGCCGCCGGCCGCACCGACAGCGCGCGCGATCACGCCGCCTGGGCCTTGCAGATCGATCCCATGGACGGCGACGCGCTGACCCTGATGGCCGCGGTCAAGGCGCGGCGCAGTTGGGCGCTGGGCCTGTGGTGGCGGTTCCAGAGTTTCATCAGCGCCGGCTCGCGCACCCGCGCGGTGGTGCTGCTGATCGGCATGTTCCTGATCTACCGCATCGCCCTGATCGCGCTGCCGCAGAACGGCCTGCCGCAGTGGACCGGTCCGCTGTCGTATGCGTGGCTGCTGTTCTGCGCGTATACCTGGATCGCGCCGAGCCTGTTCTGGCGGTCGGTCAAGAAAGAGCTGGAGCAGGTGAGGCTGCGGCCGGGGTTTTAA
- a CDS encoding M13 family metallopeptidase: MSTLRPLACALALSLIAGLASPAADAAKKKAAAKPKAPAAANACSDFYANANADWLRANPLSGAASVSSLETLAANARRQQLELLNSAMTAPQGNVQKLLGDFWASGLDEAAVERDGSQPIAPLLGRINAIKKAKEIPASIAALHQVGIPVLFNFGADIDLQDLDRHIGYFSQGGLGLPDPAYYTRSDADTRQLLGHYNNYVQKILALTGTPKENLAAESLQVIDLETRIARASKALPDLRDPRANYAPVQVATLAKTYKGLQLADFLKAQGVSDDSVSLANPQLFAELDKLLGSLKPDQWKTYLRWRVGDSMAPYLAKPFRDAEFDFRGKVLRGQREQPARQQAVLDAITLAAGPMVGHEYAARYLPAATDARAEQIASQVREALGKDIEADTRFSESVKNEAKAKLAKLKIEVGTPKRDLDYTVQPMGRGSFGSNMLIASTWRHREEMKRIGRGNADRRWDVLPQEPSLAYDIAQNRLIVTAAMLQAPVLDMSKPEAAQYGSYGALVGAELTHGIDGRGRYVNAKQEVRDWWTPTEVAAWEALGSRVAAQYSAEPYPGLTATKINGAQVREVAIADQAGVELAWSALHTAQPSASKDANQAFFRAWAGLWAQQLSPEVAAQRAATGIHAPGPARTNVPLSNLPAFGEAFGCKAGTAMQRKADQQIKIF, translated from the coding sequence ATGTCGACCCTACGCCCGCTTGCCTGTGCCCTCGCCCTGAGCCTGATCGCCGGCCTGGCCTCGCCCGCCGCCGATGCCGCCAAGAAGAAGGCCGCCGCCAAGCCGAAGGCTCCGGCCGCCGCCAACGCCTGCAGCGATTTCTACGCCAACGCCAACGCCGACTGGCTGCGCGCCAACCCGCTGTCGGGCGCCGCCTCGGTGTCCTCGCTGGAAACCCTGGCCGCCAACGCCCGCCGCCAGCAGTTGGAACTGCTCAACAGCGCGATGACCGCGCCGCAGGGCAATGTGCAGAAGCTGCTCGGCGACTTCTGGGCCAGCGGCCTGGACGAAGCGGCGGTCGAGCGCGACGGCTCGCAGCCGATCGCGCCGCTGCTCGGCCGCATCAACGCGATCAAGAAGGCCAAGGAAATCCCGGCCTCGATCGCCGCGCTGCACCAGGTCGGCATCCCGGTGCTGTTCAACTTCGGCGCCGACATCGACCTGCAGGACCTCGACCGCCACATCGGCTACTTCAGCCAGGGCGGCCTGGGCCTGCCCGATCCGGCCTATTACACCCGCAGCGACGCCGACACCCGCCAGCTGCTCGGCCACTACAACAACTATGTGCAGAAGATCCTGGCCCTGACCGGCACGCCGAAGGAAAACCTCGCGGCCGAGTCGTTGCAGGTGATCGACCTGGAAACCCGCATCGCGCGCGCGTCCAAGGCGCTGCCGGACCTGCGCGACCCGCGCGCCAACTACGCGCCGGTGCAGGTCGCGACCCTGGCCAAGACCTACAAGGGCCTGCAACTGGCCGACTTCCTCAAGGCCCAGGGCGTCAGCGACGACAGCGTCTCGCTGGCCAACCCGCAGCTGTTCGCCGAACTCGACAAGCTGCTGGGCAGCCTCAAGCCCGACCAGTGGAAGACCTACCTGCGCTGGCGGGTCGGCGATTCGATGGCGCCGTACCTGGCCAAGCCGTTCCGCGACGCCGAATTCGATTTCCGCGGCAAGGTCCTGCGCGGCCAGCGCGAACAACCGGCGCGCCAGCAGGCCGTGCTCGACGCGATCACCCTGGCCGCCGGCCCGATGGTCGGCCACGAATACGCCGCGCGCTACCTGCCGGCCGCCACCGATGCGCGCGCCGAGCAGATCGCTTCGCAGGTGCGCGAAGCGCTGGGCAAGGACATCGAGGCCGACACCCGCTTCAGCGAGAGCGTCAAGAACGAAGCCAAGGCCAAGCTGGCCAAGCTCAAGATCGAAGTCGGCACGCCCAAGCGCGACCTGGACTACACCGTGCAGCCGATGGGCCGCGGCAGCTTCGGCAGCAACATGCTGATCGCCTCGACCTGGCGCCATCGCGAGGAAATGAAGCGCATCGGCCGCGGCAACGCCGACCGCCGCTGGGACGTGCTGCCGCAGGAGCCGTCGCTGGCCTACGACATCGCCCAGAACCGCCTGATCGTCACCGCCGCGATGCTGCAGGCGCCGGTGCTCGACATGAGCAAGCCCGAAGCCGCGCAGTACGGTTCCTACGGCGCGCTGGTCGGCGCCGAACTGACCCACGGCATCGACGGCCGCGGCCGCTACGTCAACGCCAAGCAGGAAGTGCGCGACTGGTGGACCCCGACCGAAGTCGCCGCCTGGGAAGCGCTCGGCAGCCGCGTCGCCGCGCAGTACAGCGCCGAACCGTATCCGGGCCTGACCGCGACCAAGATCAACGGCGCGCAGGTGCGCGAAGTCGCGATCGCCGATCAGGCCGGCGTCGAACTCGCCTGGTCGGCGCTGCACACCGCCCAGCCCTCGGCCAGCAAGGACGCCAACCAGGCGTTCTTCCGCGCCTGGGCCGGCCTGTGGGCGCAGCAGTTGAGCCCGGAAGTCGCCGCCCAGCGCGCCGCCACCGGCATCCACGCGCCGGGTCCGGCGCGCACCAACGTGCCGCTGTCCAACCTGCCCGCGTTCGGCGAAGCCTTCGGCTGCAAGGCCGGCACCGCGATGCAGCGCAAGGCCGATCAGCAGATCAAGATTTTCTGA
- a CDS encoding AAA family ATPase has translation MTLPIEPSAAQQAAARVRDAVHCATVGLIEREQLAELIVLAAVAQEHLLILGPPGTAKSAVVRRVASALGGRYFEYLLGRFTEPSELFGPVDLRRLREGVVETDVSGMLPEAEVAFLDEVFLGSTAILNTLLGVLNERRFRRGHTQIECPLRVCVGAANALPDDESLAAFADRFLLHLFVEPVPDHQLEALLEGGWQSERASLAHRTELSDIDELSRRVPLVDLTHARGLLADAIRKLRGAGLSLSDRRIVKVQRLIAAATVLAGRDTATDADLWPLFYVMPTREAQASAQDVLRDSMSAAANPTLRAAVEHAVLQPVSRAARLVEAARSCLQAGADAPGAATIAEALLREIDANFDAKSLPPELAAERARLIERVATPT, from the coding sequence ATGACTCTTCCGATCGAACCTTCCGCCGCGCAGCAGGCCGCGGCCCGCGTCCGCGATGCCGTGCATTGCGCCACCGTCGGCCTGATCGAACGCGAACAACTCGCCGAATTGATCGTGCTCGCCGCGGTCGCGCAGGAGCACCTGCTGATCCTCGGCCCGCCGGGCACCGCCAAGAGCGCGGTGGTGCGCCGCGTCGCCAGCGCATTGGGCGGGCGTTATTTCGAATACCTGCTGGGCCGTTTCACCGAGCCGTCGGAACTGTTCGGCCCGGTCGACCTGCGCCGGCTGCGCGAGGGCGTGGTCGAGACCGATGTCAGCGGCATGCTGCCCGAAGCCGAGGTCGCGTTCCTCGACGAAGTGTTCCTCGGGTCGACCGCGATCCTCAACACCTTGCTCGGCGTGCTCAACGAGCGCCGTTTCCGTCGCGGCCACACCCAGATCGAATGCCCGCTGCGGGTGTGCGTCGGCGCGGCCAATGCCTTGCCCGACGACGAATCGCTGGCCGCGTTCGCCGACCGTTTCCTGCTGCACCTGTTCGTCGAGCCGGTGCCGGACCATCAGCTTGAGGCCCTGCTCGAAGGCGGCTGGCAGTCCGAGCGCGCGTCATTGGCGCATCGCACCGAACTGTCCGACATCGACGAACTCAGCCGGCGCGTGCCGCTGGTCGACCTGACCCACGCGCGCGGCCTGCTCGCCGATGCGATCCGCAAATTGCGCGGCGCCGGCCTGAGTTTGTCGGACCGCCGCATCGTCAAGGTCCAGCGCCTGATCGCCGCGGCCACCGTGCTGGCCGGCCGCGACACCGCGACCGACGCCGACCTGTGGCCGCTGTTCTACGTCATGCCGACCCGCGAGGCGCAGGCCAGCGCCCAGGACGTGCTGCGCGATTCGATGTCGGCCGCGGCCAATCCGACCCTGCGCGCTGCGGTCGAACATGCGGTGCTGCAGCCGGTGTCGCGCGCCGCGCGCCTGGTCGAGGCCGCGCGCAGCTGCCTGCAGGCCGGCGCCGACGCGCCGGGCGCGGCGACCATCGCCGAAGCGCTGCTGCGCGAGATCGACGCCAATTTCGACGCGAAATCGCTGCCGCCCGAACTCGCCGCCGAGCGCGCGCGCCTGATCGAACGGGTCGCGACGCCGACATGA